Proteins encoded within one genomic window of Humulus lupulus chromosome 1, drHumLupu1.1, whole genome shotgun sequence:
- the LOC133777496 gene encoding uncharacterized protein LOC133777496, which produces MKSVWCNISVPKHRFILWQSVHQKLPTRDLLHHCHMSLPSLVCLICELEDESHSHIFFECVFSKRVVQFVFEWLRGLCWPSNFIDWCNWLSADRKSFRDWITVAALAASVYHIWYTRNRCYFDSSYLTICSVVNMIKTSVIARILGLKLRSKNLSSRTKLKIQFIASL; this is translated from the coding sequence ATGAAATCTGTCTGGTGCAATATATCAGTGCCTAAACACAGATTCATTTTGTGGCAATCTGTTCATCAAAAGTTGCCAACTAGAGATCTCTTGCATCACTGTCACATGTCTCTTCCTTCTCTGGTGTGCCTGATCTGTGAGCTTGAAGATGAAAGTCATTCTCATATTTTCTTTGAGTGTGTCTTTTCTAAGAGAGTGGTTCAGTTTGTTTTTGAGTGGTTGCGTGGTCTCTGTTGGCCCTCAAATTTTATTGACTGGTGTAACTGGCTATCTGCAGACAGGAAAAGCTTTAGGGACTGGATCACTGTAGCTGCTCTTGCTGCTTCAGTTTATCACATCTGGTATACCCGAAATAGGTGCTATTTTGACAGCAGCTACCTCACAATTTGTTCTGTTGTTAATATGATTAAAACCTCTGTAATAGCTAGAATTCTTGGTCTTAAACTTAGATCCAAGAATTTGTCTTCCAGAACTAAACTCAAGATTCAATTTATTGCTAGCTTGTAA